A portion of the Sus scrofa isolate TJ Tabasco breed Duroc chromosome 5, Sscrofa11.1, whole genome shotgun sequence genome contains these proteins:
- the TMCC3 gene encoding transmembrane and coiled-coil domains protein 3 isoform X3 — translation MRRVGRHDMNTLSLPLSIRRGGSDTNLNFDVPDGVLDFHKVRLSADSLRQKILKVTEQIKIEQTSREGDVAEYLKLVSSADKQQAGRIKQVFEKKNQKSAHAIAQLQKKLEQYRRKLRELEQNGAPRSAKDLAKEPPKDAQAALKEAPAKARAGPAGLEAARSGLPGVSLTPPVFVFSKSREFANLIRNKFGSADNIAHLKTSLEEFRPEASARAYGGSATIVTKAKYGSDDECSSGTSGSADSNGNQSFGAGGGPGKLAAILEELREIKDTQAQLAEDIEALKVQFKQEYGFISQTLQEERYRYERLEDQLHDLTDLHQHETANLKQELASIEEKVAYQAYERSRDIQEALESCQTRIAKLELHQQEQQVLQTDSVNAKVLLGKCINVVLALMAVLLVCVSTMAKFIAPMMKSRLHILGTFFAVTLLAIFCKNWDHILCAIERILIPR, via the exons GTGGGACGGCATGACATGAACACCCTCAGCCTGCCCCTGAGCATCCGCCGCGGGGGCTCGGACACCAACCTCAACTTCGATGTCCCAGATGGCGTCCTGGACTTCCACAAGGTCAGACTCAGCGCCGACAGCCTGAGGCAGAAAATCCTGAAGGTCACCGAGCAGATAAAAATCGAGCAGACGTCCCGGGAGGGGGACGTGGCCGAGTACCTGAAGCTGGTCAGCAGCGCGGACAAGCAGCAGGCGGGCCGCATCAAGCAGGTGTTCGAGAAGAAGAACCAGAAGTCGGCGCACGCCATCGCTCAGCTGCAGAAGAAGCTGGAGCAGTACCGCCGGAAGCTCCGCGAGCTCGAGCAGAACGGCGCCCCCCGCAGCGCCAAGGACCTGGCCAAGGAGCCCCCGAAGGACGCCCAGGCCGCTCTGAAGGAGGCGCCGGCCAAGGCCCGCGCCGGCCCGGCCGGCCTGGAGGCGGCCAGGTCGGGCCTGCCGGGAGTGTCGCTCACCCCGCCCGTGTTCGTCTTCAGCAAGTCCAGAGAGTTCGCCAACCTGATCCGCAATAAGTTCGGCAGTGCGGACAACATCGCGCACCTCAAAACCTCCCTGGAGGAGTTCCGGCCCGAGGCCAGCGCCCGGGCCTACGGGGGCAGCGCCACCATCGTGACCAAGGCCAAGTACGGCAGCGATGACGAGTGCTCGAGCGGCACGTCGGGCTCGGCCGACAGCAACGGGAACCAGTCGTTCGGGGCCGGGGGCGGCCCGGGCAAGCTCGCAGCCATCCTGGAGGAGCTGCGCGAGATCAAGGACACCCAGGCGCAGCTGGCCGAGGACATCGAGGCGCTGAAAGTGCAGTTCAAGCAGGAGTACGGCTTCATCTCCCAGACCCTGCAGGAGGAGAGATACAG GTATGAGCGGCTGGAAGATCAGCTCCACGACCTCACAGACCTGCATCAGCACGAGACGGCCAACCTGAAGCAGGAGCTGGCCAGCATCGAGGAGAAGGTGGCCTACCAGGCCTACGAGCGGTCGCGGGACATCCAG GAAGCCCTGGAGTCCTGCCAGACTCGCATCGCGAAGCTCGAGCTCCAccagcaggagcagcaggtgcTGCAGACGGACTCGGTGAACGCCAAGGTCCTGCTGGGGAAGTGCATCAACGTGGTGCTGGCCCTCATGGCCGTCCTCTTGGTGTGCGTGTCCACCATGGCCAAGTTCATCGCGCCCATGATGAAGAGCCGCTTGCACATTCTCGGCACCTTCTTCGCCGTGACTCTCCTTGCGATATTTTGTAAAAACTGGGACCACATTCTGTGCGCCATCGAAAGGATACTAATACCCAGATGA
- the TMCC3 gene encoding transmembrane and coiled-coil domains protein 3 isoform X1 gives MPGSDTALTVDRTYSDPGRHHRFKSRVGRHDMNTLSLPLSIRRGGSDTNLNFDVPDGVLDFHKVRLSADSLRQKILKVTEQIKIEQTSREGDVAEYLKLVSSADKQQAGRIKQVFEKKNQKSAHAIAQLQKKLEQYRRKLRELEQNGAPRSAKDLAKEPPKDAQAALKEAPAKARAGPAGLEAARSGLPGVSLTPPVFVFSKSREFANLIRNKFGSADNIAHLKTSLEEFRPEASARAYGGSATIVTKAKYGSDDECSSGTSGSADSNGNQSFGAGGGPGKLAAILEELREIKDTQAQLAEDIEALKVQFKQEYGFISQTLQEERYRYERLEDQLHDLTDLHQHETANLKQELASIEEKVAYQAYERSRDIQEALESCQTRIAKLELHQQEQQVLQTDSVNAKVLLGKCINVVLALMAVLLVCVSTMAKFIAPMMKSRLHILGTFFAVTLLAIFCKNWDHILCAIERILIPR, from the exons GTGGGACGGCATGACATGAACACCCTCAGCCTGCCCCTGAGCATCCGCCGCGGGGGCTCGGACACCAACCTCAACTTCGATGTCCCAGATGGCGTCCTGGACTTCCACAAGGTCAGACTCAGCGCCGACAGCCTGAGGCAGAAAATCCTGAAGGTCACCGAGCAGATAAAAATCGAGCAGACGTCCCGGGAGGGGGACGTGGCCGAGTACCTGAAGCTGGTCAGCAGCGCGGACAAGCAGCAGGCGGGCCGCATCAAGCAGGTGTTCGAGAAGAAGAACCAGAAGTCGGCGCACGCCATCGCTCAGCTGCAGAAGAAGCTGGAGCAGTACCGCCGGAAGCTCCGCGAGCTCGAGCAGAACGGCGCCCCCCGCAGCGCCAAGGACCTGGCCAAGGAGCCCCCGAAGGACGCCCAGGCCGCTCTGAAGGAGGCGCCGGCCAAGGCCCGCGCCGGCCCGGCCGGCCTGGAGGCGGCCAGGTCGGGCCTGCCGGGAGTGTCGCTCACCCCGCCCGTGTTCGTCTTCAGCAAGTCCAGAGAGTTCGCCAACCTGATCCGCAATAAGTTCGGCAGTGCGGACAACATCGCGCACCTCAAAACCTCCCTGGAGGAGTTCCGGCCCGAGGCCAGCGCCCGGGCCTACGGGGGCAGCGCCACCATCGTGACCAAGGCCAAGTACGGCAGCGATGACGAGTGCTCGAGCGGCACGTCGGGCTCGGCCGACAGCAACGGGAACCAGTCGTTCGGGGCCGGGGGCGGCCCGGGCAAGCTCGCAGCCATCCTGGAGGAGCTGCGCGAGATCAAGGACACCCAGGCGCAGCTGGCCGAGGACATCGAGGCGCTGAAAGTGCAGTTCAAGCAGGAGTACGGCTTCATCTCCCAGACCCTGCAGGAGGAGAGATACAG GTATGAGCGGCTGGAAGATCAGCTCCACGACCTCACAGACCTGCATCAGCACGAGACGGCCAACCTGAAGCAGGAGCTGGCCAGCATCGAGGAGAAGGTGGCCTACCAGGCCTACGAGCGGTCGCGGGACATCCAG GAAGCCCTGGAGTCCTGCCAGACTCGCATCGCGAAGCTCGAGCTCCAccagcaggagcagcaggtgcTGCAGACGGACTCGGTGAACGCCAAGGTCCTGCTGGGGAAGTGCATCAACGTGGTGCTGGCCCTCATGGCCGTCCTCTTGGTGTGCGTGTCCACCATGGCCAAGTTCATCGCGCCCATGATGAAGAGCCGCTTGCACATTCTCGGCACCTTCTTCGCCGTGACTCTCCTTGCGATATTTTGTAAAAACTGGGACCACATTCTGTGCGCCATCGAAAGGATACTAATACCCAGATGA
- the TMCC3 gene encoding transmembrane and coiled-coil domains protein 3 isoform X2, with product MFGDEQMHCLVGRHDMNTLSLPLSIRRGGSDTNLNFDVPDGVLDFHKVRLSADSLRQKILKVTEQIKIEQTSREGDVAEYLKLVSSADKQQAGRIKQVFEKKNQKSAHAIAQLQKKLEQYRRKLRELEQNGAPRSAKDLAKEPPKDAQAALKEAPAKARAGPAGLEAARSGLPGVSLTPPVFVFSKSREFANLIRNKFGSADNIAHLKTSLEEFRPEASARAYGGSATIVTKAKYGSDDECSSGTSGSADSNGNQSFGAGGGPGKLAAILEELREIKDTQAQLAEDIEALKVQFKQEYGFISQTLQEERYRYERLEDQLHDLTDLHQHETANLKQELASIEEKVAYQAYERSRDIQEALESCQTRIAKLELHQQEQQVLQTDSVNAKVLLGKCINVVLALMAVLLVCVSTMAKFIAPMMKSRLHILGTFFAVTLLAIFCKNWDHILCAIERILIPR from the exons GTGGGACGGCATGACATGAACACCCTCAGCCTGCCCCTGAGCATCCGCCGCGGGGGCTCGGACACCAACCTCAACTTCGATGTCCCAGATGGCGTCCTGGACTTCCACAAGGTCAGACTCAGCGCCGACAGCCTGAGGCAGAAAATCCTGAAGGTCACCGAGCAGATAAAAATCGAGCAGACGTCCCGGGAGGGGGACGTGGCCGAGTACCTGAAGCTGGTCAGCAGCGCGGACAAGCAGCAGGCGGGCCGCATCAAGCAGGTGTTCGAGAAGAAGAACCAGAAGTCGGCGCACGCCATCGCTCAGCTGCAGAAGAAGCTGGAGCAGTACCGCCGGAAGCTCCGCGAGCTCGAGCAGAACGGCGCCCCCCGCAGCGCCAAGGACCTGGCCAAGGAGCCCCCGAAGGACGCCCAGGCCGCTCTGAAGGAGGCGCCGGCCAAGGCCCGCGCCGGCCCGGCCGGCCTGGAGGCGGCCAGGTCGGGCCTGCCGGGAGTGTCGCTCACCCCGCCCGTGTTCGTCTTCAGCAAGTCCAGAGAGTTCGCCAACCTGATCCGCAATAAGTTCGGCAGTGCGGACAACATCGCGCACCTCAAAACCTCCCTGGAGGAGTTCCGGCCCGAGGCCAGCGCCCGGGCCTACGGGGGCAGCGCCACCATCGTGACCAAGGCCAAGTACGGCAGCGATGACGAGTGCTCGAGCGGCACGTCGGGCTCGGCCGACAGCAACGGGAACCAGTCGTTCGGGGCCGGGGGCGGCCCGGGCAAGCTCGCAGCCATCCTGGAGGAGCTGCGCGAGATCAAGGACACCCAGGCGCAGCTGGCCGAGGACATCGAGGCGCTGAAAGTGCAGTTCAAGCAGGAGTACGGCTTCATCTCCCAGACCCTGCAGGAGGAGAGATACAG GTATGAGCGGCTGGAAGATCAGCTCCACGACCTCACAGACCTGCATCAGCACGAGACGGCCAACCTGAAGCAGGAGCTGGCCAGCATCGAGGAGAAGGTGGCCTACCAGGCCTACGAGCGGTCGCGGGACATCCAG GAAGCCCTGGAGTCCTGCCAGACTCGCATCGCGAAGCTCGAGCTCCAccagcaggagcagcaggtgcTGCAGACGGACTCGGTGAACGCCAAGGTCCTGCTGGGGAAGTGCATCAACGTGGTGCTGGCCCTCATGGCCGTCCTCTTGGTGTGCGTGTCCACCATGGCCAAGTTCATCGCGCCCATGATGAAGAGCCGCTTGCACATTCTCGGCACCTTCTTCGCCGTGACTCTCCTTGCGATATTTTGTAAAAACTGGGACCACATTCTGTGCGCCATCGAAAGGATACTAATACCCAGATGA
- the TMCC3 gene encoding transmembrane and coiled-coil domains protein 3 isoform X4, which translates to MNTLSLPLSIRRGGSDTNLNFDVPDGVLDFHKVRLSADSLRQKILKVTEQIKIEQTSREGDVAEYLKLVSSADKQQAGRIKQVFEKKNQKSAHAIAQLQKKLEQYRRKLRELEQNGAPRSAKDLAKEPPKDAQAALKEAPAKARAGPAGLEAARSGLPGVSLTPPVFVFSKSREFANLIRNKFGSADNIAHLKTSLEEFRPEASARAYGGSATIVTKAKYGSDDECSSGTSGSADSNGNQSFGAGGGPGKLAAILEELREIKDTQAQLAEDIEALKVQFKQEYGFISQTLQEERYRYERLEDQLHDLTDLHQHETANLKQELASIEEKVAYQAYERSRDIQEALESCQTRIAKLELHQQEQQVLQTDSVNAKVLLGKCINVVLALMAVLLVCVSTMAKFIAPMMKSRLHILGTFFAVTLLAIFCKNWDHILCAIERILIPR; encoded by the exons ATGAACACCCTCAGCCTGCCCCTGAGCATCCGCCGCGGGGGCTCGGACACCAACCTCAACTTCGATGTCCCAGATGGCGTCCTGGACTTCCACAAGGTCAGACTCAGCGCCGACAGCCTGAGGCAGAAAATCCTGAAGGTCACCGAGCAGATAAAAATCGAGCAGACGTCCCGGGAGGGGGACGTGGCCGAGTACCTGAAGCTGGTCAGCAGCGCGGACAAGCAGCAGGCGGGCCGCATCAAGCAGGTGTTCGAGAAGAAGAACCAGAAGTCGGCGCACGCCATCGCTCAGCTGCAGAAGAAGCTGGAGCAGTACCGCCGGAAGCTCCGCGAGCTCGAGCAGAACGGCGCCCCCCGCAGCGCCAAGGACCTGGCCAAGGAGCCCCCGAAGGACGCCCAGGCCGCTCTGAAGGAGGCGCCGGCCAAGGCCCGCGCCGGCCCGGCCGGCCTGGAGGCGGCCAGGTCGGGCCTGCCGGGAGTGTCGCTCACCCCGCCCGTGTTCGTCTTCAGCAAGTCCAGAGAGTTCGCCAACCTGATCCGCAATAAGTTCGGCAGTGCGGACAACATCGCGCACCTCAAAACCTCCCTGGAGGAGTTCCGGCCCGAGGCCAGCGCCCGGGCCTACGGGGGCAGCGCCACCATCGTGACCAAGGCCAAGTACGGCAGCGATGACGAGTGCTCGAGCGGCACGTCGGGCTCGGCCGACAGCAACGGGAACCAGTCGTTCGGGGCCGGGGGCGGCCCGGGCAAGCTCGCAGCCATCCTGGAGGAGCTGCGCGAGATCAAGGACACCCAGGCGCAGCTGGCCGAGGACATCGAGGCGCTGAAAGTGCAGTTCAAGCAGGAGTACGGCTTCATCTCCCAGACCCTGCAGGAGGAGAGATACAG GTATGAGCGGCTGGAAGATCAGCTCCACGACCTCACAGACCTGCATCAGCACGAGACGGCCAACCTGAAGCAGGAGCTGGCCAGCATCGAGGAGAAGGTGGCCTACCAGGCCTACGAGCGGTCGCGGGACATCCAG GAAGCCCTGGAGTCCTGCCAGACTCGCATCGCGAAGCTCGAGCTCCAccagcaggagcagcaggtgcTGCAGACGGACTCGGTGAACGCCAAGGTCCTGCTGGGGAAGTGCATCAACGTGGTGCTGGCCCTCATGGCCGTCCTCTTGGTGTGCGTGTCCACCATGGCCAAGTTCATCGCGCCCATGATGAAGAGCCGCTTGCACATTCTCGGCACCTTCTTCGCCGTGACTCTCCTTGCGATATTTTGTAAAAACTGGGACCACATTCTGTGCGCCATCGAAAGGATACTAATACCCAGATGA